The following coding sequences are from one Streptomyces sp. NBC_01485 window:
- a CDS encoding ABC transporter substrate-binding protein yields MRARTRTTRRVVVLAAVASLGAGLLAGCADDGKSSASDDSSSGSGKGQTTITLGLFGTFGFKEAGLYTEYEKLHPNIKISENVTEKNENYYPALVNHLTTNSGLMDVQAIEVGNIAEVVATLANKFEDVSKISGVDKSNWLDWKWSQATTKDGATIGLGTDVGPMALCYRKDLFQAAGLPTDREKVGALWAGDWNKFITAGEQYKKKAKAGTFFMDSPGGLLNAILSSEKEKFYDSSGKIIYKTNPAVKDAFNLTAKAAEEGLVQAQPQFAPSWNTTIAQSKFATIACPPWMLGTIKGNAKAEDAGKWDVAVAPKSGNWGGSFLGVPKSGKHVKEAEELVKWLTAPEQQAKLFKVQGNFPSAPSTYTLPEVTGAKNEMTGDSPIGTVFSEAAKSAPVQVIGPKDQIIQQGLNDNGVILVTKGKSAAEAWDTATKTIDNNLDK; encoded by the coding sequence ATGCGAGCACGTACCCGAACCACCCGCCGGGTGGTGGTCCTCGCGGCCGTCGCGTCGCTGGGCGCCGGGCTGCTGGCCGGCTGTGCCGACGACGGCAAGAGCAGCGCTTCCGACGACTCGTCGTCGGGCAGCGGCAAGGGCCAGACGACGATCACGCTGGGCCTGTTCGGCACCTTCGGCTTCAAGGAAGCCGGTCTCTACACCGAGTACGAGAAGCTCCACCCGAACATCAAGATCTCCGAGAACGTCACGGAGAAGAACGAGAACTACTACCCGGCGCTCGTCAACCACCTCACCACCAACAGCGGCCTGATGGACGTCCAGGCCATCGAGGTGGGCAACATCGCCGAGGTCGTCGCCACGCTGGCGAACAAGTTCGAGGACGTGTCGAAGATCTCGGGCGTGGACAAGAGCAACTGGCTGGACTGGAAGTGGTCGCAGGCCACGACCAAGGACGGCGCGACGATCGGTCTCGGCACCGACGTCGGCCCGATGGCTCTCTGCTACCGCAAGGACCTCTTCCAGGCGGCCGGTCTGCCCACCGACCGCGAGAAGGTCGGCGCGCTGTGGGCGGGCGACTGGAACAAGTTCATCACCGCCGGCGAGCAGTACAAGAAGAAGGCCAAGGCCGGCACGTTCTTCATGGACTCCCCCGGCGGCCTGCTCAACGCCATCCTCAGCAGTGAGAAGGAGAAGTTCTACGACTCCTCCGGCAAGATCATCTACAAGACGAACCCGGCCGTGAAGGACGCCTTCAACCTGACCGCGAAGGCCGCCGAGGAGGGCCTGGTCCAGGCCCAGCCGCAGTTCGCGCCGTCCTGGAACACGACGATCGCCCAGAGCAAGTTCGCCACCATCGCCTGCCCGCCGTGGATGCTCGGCACCATCAAGGGCAACGCGAAGGCCGAGGACGCCGGCAAGTGGGACGTGGCCGTCGCGCCCAAGTCCGGCAACTGGGGCGGCTCCTTCCTGGGTGTGCCCAAGAGCGGCAAGCACGTGAAGGAGGCCGAGGAGCTCGTCAAGTGGCTGACCGCGCCCGAGCAGCAGGCGAAGCTCTTCAAGGTGCAGGGCAACTTCCCGAGCGCGCCGAGCACGTACACGCTGCCCGAAGTCACCGGCGCCAAGAACGAGATGACCGGTGACTCGCCGATCGGCACGGTCTTCTCCGAGGCCGCCAAGTCCGCCCCGGTGCAGGTGATCGGCCCGAAGGACCAGATCATCCAGCAGGGTCTGAACGACAACGGCGTCATCCTCGTGACGAAGGGCAAGTCGGCGGCGGAGGCCTGGGACACGGCCACCAAGACCATCGACAACAACCTGGACAAGTGA
- a CDS encoding carbohydrate ABC transporter permease, with product MQPEDTVPTARRVRRPKSARAGGQMHGGPIAYIILAVFTIVSLFPLVWTAIAASRDNNRLAENPPPFVFGSNLFHNLDVAWNDANLGKAFVNTTIVAGTSAATIVFLSTIAGFAFAKLRFRGRGALMLIVIGTMMVPPQLSIIPLYMMVAKLEWTDQLQSVILPSLVSAFGVFFMRQYLTQALPDEIIEAARMDGASSWRVVWHVVFPAARPAMAVLGMLTFVQTWNDFLWPFLVLSQTGNPTVQVALAGLGRGYTPDQSLIMAGALLGTLPLLLVFAVFGKQIVGGIMQGAVKG from the coding sequence GTGCAACCCGAGGACACCGTGCCGACGGCCCGCCGAGTGCGCCGGCCGAAGTCCGCGCGGGCGGGCGGGCAGATGCACGGCGGCCCGATCGCCTACATCATCCTGGCCGTGTTCACCATCGTTTCGCTGTTCCCGCTGGTGTGGACGGCGATCGCCGCGTCCCGCGACAACAACCGACTGGCGGAGAACCCGCCGCCGTTCGTGTTCGGCTCCAACCTCTTCCACAACCTGGACGTGGCCTGGAACGACGCGAACCTGGGCAAGGCGTTCGTCAACACGACGATCGTGGCGGGGACTTCGGCGGCGACGATCGTCTTCCTGTCGACGATCGCCGGGTTCGCCTTCGCCAAGCTCCGGTTCCGGGGCCGGGGCGCGCTGATGCTGATCGTGATCGGCACGATGATGGTGCCGCCGCAACTGAGCATCATCCCGCTGTACATGATGGTCGCCAAGCTGGAGTGGACCGACCAGTTGCAGTCGGTGATCCTGCCGTCGCTGGTGAGCGCGTTCGGGGTGTTCTTCATGCGGCAGTACCTCACCCAGGCGCTGCCCGACGAGATCATCGAGGCGGCCCGCATGGACGGCGCGAGCAGTTGGCGCGTGGTGTGGCACGTGGTGTTCCCCGCGGCGCGCCCCGCGATGGCGGTGCTCGGCATGCTGACGTTCGTCCAGACGTGGAACGACTTCCTGTGGCCGTTCCTGGTGCTGAGCCAGACCGGCAACCCGACCGTGCAGGTCGCGCTCGCGGGCCTGGGCCGCGGCTACACCCCGGACCAGTCCCTGATCATGGCGGGCGCCCTGCTGGGCACCCTGCCGCTGCTGCTGGTCTTCGCGGTCTTCGGCAAGCAGATCGTGGGCGGCATCATGCAGGGCGCGGTGAAGGGCTGA
- a CDS encoding phosphatase PAP2 family protein, translated as MPQTETPGTEAVPRTRLRWWTELPLILLVYACYSAGRLLARGDVTTAVDHGLAILRIEKFLHINAEHPLNRLFRSQAWIGVPADFWYASLHYLVTPAILVWLFRSRTLHYRAARTWLMASTFIGLIGFTLLPTCPPRLLSAGHGFVDTMAQYSSYGWWGGEASAPRGMGGMTNQYAAMPSLHVGWALWCGVMLWRHGGTRLAKTAAVVYPLVTTIVVMGTANHYFLDAVAGAAVMGVGLLLAPLVMRGADRARVWFTARVPLLPADSPGASDPIVSGGCQTSPGERIPRQRESRLRPGAEPGASPSDAGDGAPAAAR; from the coding sequence ATGCCGCAGACCGAGACACCAGGCACCGAGGCGGTCCCGCGGACACGGCTGCGCTGGTGGACCGAGCTGCCCCTCATCCTGCTGGTGTACGCCTGCTACTCGGCGGGCCGGCTGCTCGCGCGGGGCGACGTCACGACCGCCGTCGACCACGGCCTGGCGATCCTGCGCATCGAGAAGTTCCTGCACATCAACGCCGAACACCCGCTGAACCGGCTGTTCCGGAGCCAGGCGTGGATCGGCGTGCCCGCCGACTTCTGGTACGCGTCGCTGCACTACCTGGTGACGCCCGCGATCCTGGTCTGGCTGTTCCGCTCCCGGACCCTGCACTACCGGGCGGCCCGCACCTGGCTGATGGCGTCCACCTTCATCGGCCTCATCGGCTTCACCCTGCTGCCCACCTGCCCGCCCCGGCTGCTGTCGGCGGGCCACGGCTTCGTGGACACGATGGCCCAGTACAGCTCGTACGGCTGGTGGGGCGGCGAGGCGAGCGCGCCGCGCGGCATGGGCGGCATGACCAACCAGTACGCGGCGATGCCGAGTCTGCACGTCGGCTGGGCCCTGTGGTGCGGCGTCATGCTGTGGCGGCACGGCGGCACACGCCTGGCGAAGACGGCGGCCGTCGTCTACCCGCTGGTGACGACGATCGTGGTGATGGGCACCGCCAACCACTACTTCCTCGACGCGGTCGCGGGCGCGGCCGTGATGGGCGTCGGGCTGCTGCTGGCCCCGTTGGTGATGCGCGGCGCGGACCGGGCGCGGGTGTGGTTCACGGCCCGTGTCCCGCTGCTCCCGGCGGACTCTCCCGGCGCATCGGACCCGATTGTCAGTGGCGGATGCCAGACTTCCCCGGGTGAGCGAATTCCACGGCAGCGCGAGTCACGGCTTCGGCCCGGAGCCGAGCCGGGTGCCTCTCCCTCGGACGCGGGGGACGGCGCTCCGGCAGCGGCTCGCTGA
- a CDS encoding carbohydrate ABC transporter permease: MATRHDTAAPPAKEGGAAPGRPPAAAADAEQLRRARLSRRWQRDKRWSPYAFVSPFFLLFVAFGLFPLLYTGWASLHQVELTSPTDMTWVGMRNYTRIFGDDFFWNAAKNTLTIGIISTVPQLMMAMGLAHILNYKLRASTFYRVAMLAPYATSIAAASLVFVLLFGRDYGMINWALHFGGIDAVDWQNDKWPSQIAVSTIVIWRWTGYNALIYLAAMQAIPQDLYESAALDGASRWKQFLHVTLPSLRPTILFTVVVSTIGASQVFGEPLLFDANKGASGGAEHQFQTLGLYLYEQGWVNQHLGRASAIAWTMFLILIVVGIVNYVISRRLRASS; encoded by the coding sequence ATGGCCACCCGCCACGACACCGCCGCGCCCCCCGCCAAGGAGGGGGGCGCGGCCCCGGGCCGCCCGCCCGCCGCTGCCGCGGACGCGGAGCAGTTGCGCCGGGCCCGGCTGTCCCGCCGCTGGCAGCGGGACAAGCGCTGGAGCCCCTACGCCTTCGTCTCGCCGTTCTTCCTGCTGTTCGTCGCGTTCGGCCTGTTCCCGCTGCTCTATACCGGCTGGGCGTCGCTGCACCAGGTGGAGCTGACCTCGCCCACCGACATGACGTGGGTGGGGATGCGCAACTACACGCGCATCTTCGGCGACGACTTCTTCTGGAACGCGGCGAAGAACACGCTGACGATCGGGATCATCTCGACCGTCCCGCAGCTGATGATGGCCATGGGCCTCGCCCACATCCTCAACTACAAGCTGCGCGCCTCGACCTTCTACCGGGTCGCGATGCTCGCGCCGTACGCGACCTCGATCGCGGCCGCCTCGCTGGTCTTCGTGCTGCTCTTCGGGCGCGACTACGGCATGATCAACTGGGCGCTGCACTTCGGCGGGATCGACGCCGTCGACTGGCAGAACGACAAGTGGCCGTCGCAGATCGCGGTGTCGACGATCGTCATCTGGCGGTGGACCGGCTACAACGCGCTGATCTACCTGGCCGCGATGCAGGCGATACCGCAGGACCTGTACGAGTCGGCGGCGCTGGACGGCGCCAGCCGCTGGAAGCAGTTCCTGCACGTGACGCTGCCGTCGCTGCGGCCGACGATCCTGTTCACGGTCGTCGTGTCCACGATCGGCGCCAGCCAGGTCTTCGGCGAGCCGCTGCTGTTCGACGCCAACAAGGGCGCGTCGGGCGGCGCGGAGCACCAGTTCCAGACGCTGGGCCTGTACCTGTACGAGCAGGGCTGGGTGAACCAGCACCTCGGCCGGGCCTCGGCGATCGCCTGGACGATGTTCCTGATCCTGATCGTGGTCGGCATCGTCAACTACGTCATCTCGCGCCGGCTGCGCGCCAGTAGTTAG
- a CDS encoding GH1 family beta-glucosidase, with translation MPESVTPVTFPPAFLWGAATSAYQIEGAVREDGRTPSIWDTFSHTPGKTAGGETGDIAVEHYHRYRDDVALMADLGLSAYRFSISWSRVQPTGRGPAVQVGLDFYRRLVDELLAKGIKPAVTLYHWDLPQELEDAGGWPERDTAFRFAEYAQIVGEALGDRVENWITLNEPWCSAFLGYASGVHAPGRTDPAASLKAAHHLNLAHGLGTSALRAAMPARNSVAISLNSSVVRPLSPGDPADLAAVRKIDDLANGVFHDPILRGAYPETLLAATSSLTDWSYVLDGDLRAVNQPLDALGLNYYTPTLVSAADTTAKGPRSDGHGASAHSPWPAADDVAFHQTPGERTEMGWTIDPTGLHDLIMRYTREAPGLPLYITENGAAYDDKPDPDGRVHDPERVSYLHGHLSAVRRAITDGADVRGYYLWSLLDNFEWAYGYEKRFGAVYVDYATQTRTPKSSALWYGEAARTGTLPETGIDPA, from the coding sequence ATGCCCGAGTCTGTTACCCCGGTGACCTTTCCGCCCGCCTTCCTCTGGGGCGCCGCGACGTCCGCGTACCAGATCGAGGGGGCGGTGCGGGAGGACGGCCGCACGCCTTCGATCTGGGACACCTTCAGTCATACGCCGGGCAAGACGGCCGGCGGCGAGACCGGTGACATCGCTGTCGAGCACTACCATCGCTACCGCGACGACGTCGCGCTGATGGCGGACCTGGGCCTGTCGGCGTACCGCTTCTCGATCTCCTGGTCCCGGGTCCAGCCGACGGGCCGCGGTCCGGCGGTGCAGGTGGGCCTGGACTTCTACCGCCGGCTGGTGGACGAGCTGCTGGCGAAGGGCATCAAGCCGGCCGTCACGCTCTACCACTGGGACCTCCCCCAGGAGCTGGAGGACGCGGGCGGCTGGCCGGAGCGGGACACGGCGTTCCGGTTCGCCGAGTACGCGCAGATCGTCGGGGAGGCGCTCGGCGACCGCGTGGAGAACTGGATCACGCTCAACGAGCCGTGGTGCAGCGCGTTCCTGGGCTACGCGTCCGGGGTGCACGCGCCGGGCCGCACCGACCCGGCGGCGTCGCTGAAGGCGGCCCACCATCTCAACCTGGCGCACGGCCTGGGCACTTCGGCGCTGCGCGCGGCCATGCCGGCCCGCAACTCGGTGGCGATCAGCCTCAACTCCTCGGTTGTGCGCCCGCTTTCGCCGGGCGACCCGGCGGACCTGGCGGCGGTCCGCAAGATCGACGACCTGGCGAACGGCGTCTTCCACGACCCGATCCTGCGGGGCGCGTACCCGGAGACCCTGCTCGCGGCGACCTCGTCCCTGACGGACTGGTCGTACGTCCTGGACGGCGACCTGCGCGCCGTCAACCAGCCGCTGGACGCGCTGGGCCTGAACTACTACACGCCGACGCTGGTCTCGGCGGCGGACACCACGGCGAAGGGCCCGCGCTCGGACGGCCACGGCGCGAGCGCCCACTCCCCGTGGCCGGCCGCCGACGACGTGGCGTTCCACCAGACTCCGGGCGAGCGCACGGAGATGGGCTGGACGATCGACCCGACGGGCCTGCACGACCTGATCATGCGCTACACCCGGGAGGCCCCGGGCCTCCCCCTCTACATCACGGAGAACGGCGCGGCCTACGACGACAAGCCCGACCCCGACGGCCGCGTCCACGACCCGGAGCGCGTCTCCTACCTGCACGGCCACCTCTCGGCGGTCCGCCGCGCCATCACCGACGGCGCGGACGTCCGCGGCTACTACCTGTGGTCGCTGCTGGACAACTTCGAGTGGGCGTACGGCTACGAGAAGCGCTTCGGCGCGGTGTACGTGGACTACGCGACGCAGACCCGCACCCCGAAGTCGAGCGCTCTGTGGTACGGGGAGGCGGCCCGGACGGGCACGCTGCCGGAGACGGGCATCGACCCGGCCTGA
- a CDS encoding histidine phosphatase family protein, translating to MAPRILLARHGQTQWSLSGKHTGRTDVPLLEEGRRGAELLGERLRRAPFDGLTDVEIRTSPLARARETCELAGFGDRATPWDTLMEWHYGAYEGLTPAEIQAVRPGWLIWRDGVPEGETLAEVTARADEVVAWARAADRDVLVFAHGHILRSIGARWLGLPLDFAARIRLNPTSLSVLGWAYGEPAIESWNDLGHLA from the coding sequence ATGGCACCGCGCATCCTGCTGGCCCGGCACGGACAGACGCAGTGGTCGCTGTCCGGCAAGCACACGGGCAGGACCGATGTGCCCCTCCTGGAGGAGGGTCGCCGGGGCGCCGAGCTGCTCGGCGAGCGGCTGCGCCGGGCGCCGTTCGACGGTCTGACGGACGTCGAGATACGCACCAGCCCGCTGGCACGCGCGCGTGAGACGTGCGAACTCGCCGGCTTCGGCGACCGGGCCACGCCCTGGGACACCCTCATGGAGTGGCACTACGGCGCCTACGAGGGCCTGACCCCCGCCGAGATCCAGGCCGTCCGGCCCGGCTGGCTCATCTGGCGCGACGGCGTCCCCGAGGGCGAGACCCTCGCCGAGGTGACCGCCCGCGCGGACGAGGTCGTCGCCTGGGCCCGCGCGGCAGACCGGGACGTACTGGTCTTCGCCCACGGGCACATCCTTCGCTCCATAGGGGCCCGCTGGCTGGGCCTGCCGCTGGACTTCGCGGCCCGCATCCGCCTGAACCCGACGTCCCTGTCGGTCCTGGGCTGGGCCTACGGCGAGCCGGCGATCGAGAGCTGGAACGACCTGGGGCACCTCGCGTAG
- a CDS encoding spermidine synthase has protein sequence MAKSRNTRRERDAEAAVVETVDGGLARLVPDRDRARAWTLLIDEAPQSHVDLDDPAYLSFEYQRRLGHVIDLTAPPGRPLHAVHLGGGAFTLARYVAATRPRSTQQVVERDAALVQLVRRELPLDPGARIRVRSLDAREGLAKVPDGWADLVIADVFSGARTPAHLTSTEFLDEVRRALKPGGRYAANLADGPPLAHLRGQIATAAARFPELALVADPTVLRGRRFGNAVLVASDLPLPIAELTRRAASDPHPGRVEHGRALTDSTGGATPVTDASAVASPAPPPSVFR, from the coding sequence ATGGCAAAGTCCAGGAACACCCGGCGCGAGCGGGACGCCGAAGCCGCCGTCGTCGAGACCGTCGACGGCGGACTCGCCCGGCTCGTACCCGACCGGGACCGCGCGCGGGCCTGGACGCTGCTCATCGACGAAGCCCCCCAGTCGCACGTCGACCTGGACGACCCCGCCTACCTCTCCTTCGAGTACCAGCGGCGCCTCGGCCACGTCATCGACCTCACCGCACCGCCCGGCAGACCCCTGCACGCCGTGCACCTCGGCGGCGGCGCCTTCACCCTCGCGCGCTACGTCGCCGCCACCCGCCCCCGCTCCACCCAGCAGGTCGTCGAACGGGACGCCGCCCTCGTCCAACTGGTGCGCCGGGAGCTGCCGTTGGACCCGGGCGCGCGGATCAGGGTCAGGTCGCTCGACGCGCGCGAGGGGCTCGCCAAGGTGCCCGACGGGTGGGCCGACCTCGTCATAGCCGACGTGTTCAGCGGCGCCCGCACCCCCGCCCACCTCACCTCGACCGAGTTCCTCGACGAGGTCCGCAGGGCGCTGAAGCCCGGCGGGCGCTACGCCGCCAACCTCGCCGACGGCCCGCCGCTCGCCCACCTGCGCGGCCAGATCGCCACCGCCGCCGCCCGCTTCCCGGAACTCGCGCTGGTCGCCGACCCGACCGTGCTGCGGGGCAGACGGTTCGGCAACGCCGTACTCGTCGCCTCCGACCTGCCCCTGCCGATCGCCGAACTGACCCGCCGGGCCGCCTCCGACCCGCACCCCGGCCGGGTCGAACACGGCCGCGCCCTCACCGACTCCACCGGCGGCGCGACACCGGTCACGGACGCGTCAGCGGTGGCGTCCCCGGCCCCGCCGCCGTCGGTGTTCCGCTAG